A region from the Mycolicibacterium phlei genome encodes:
- a CDS encoding LLM class F420-dependent oxidoreductase has product MVSGAGLKVDGAVSSQLANAVKTATTLQRRGYNGCWTAEVNHDPFLPLALAAEHTDTIELGTSIAVAFARTPMTVANVGWDLQEYSRGRLIIGLGSQIKPHIEKRFSMPWSRPVDRMREFVVAMREIWTCWRDGTRLAFEGDFYTHKLMTPMFTPERHDYGLPKVFIAAVGERMTEMTGEVADGVLAHAFTTKRYFTEVTMPALQRGLDRAGRSRSDFQVSCPIFVVTGQDERDIADAAVATRKQIAFYASTPAYRKVLDLHGWGDLHPELHRLSLAGEWDTMSTLITDEILEEFAVVAPIGELAAKVRQRCDGLIDRVVMGFPATIPEETVRQVVREIRDPAGRLSEESS; this is encoded by the coding sequence ATGGTTAGCGGCGCCGGCCTGAAGGTCGACGGGGCGGTCTCCAGTCAACTCGCCAACGCGGTGAAAACCGCGACCACCCTGCAACGACGGGGCTACAACGGGTGCTGGACAGCCGAGGTCAACCACGACCCGTTCCTACCGCTGGCGCTGGCCGCCGAACACACCGACACCATCGAACTGGGCACCAGCATCGCGGTGGCCTTCGCACGCACCCCGATGACCGTCGCCAACGTCGGCTGGGATTTGCAGGAGTACTCGCGCGGCCGGCTCATCATCGGGCTGGGCTCACAGATCAAACCGCACATCGAGAAGCGGTTCAGCATGCCCTGGAGCCGACCGGTGGACCGCATGCGCGAGTTCGTCGTCGCCATGCGGGAGATCTGGACCTGCTGGCGCGACGGCACCCGGCTCGCGTTCGAGGGCGACTTCTACACCCACAAGCTGATGACGCCGATGTTCACCCCCGAGCGCCACGACTACGGGCTGCCGAAGGTGTTCATCGCCGCCGTCGGCGAACGGATGACCGAGATGACCGGCGAGGTCGCCGACGGGGTGCTCGCACACGCGTTCACCACCAAGCGATACTTCACCGAGGTGACGATGCCCGCGCTGCAGCGCGGCCTGGACCGGGCGGGCCGCTCGCGCAGCGACTTTCAGGTGTCGTGCCCGATCTTCGTCGTCACCGGGCAAGACGAGCGCGACATCGCCGACGCGGCCGTGGCCACCCGCAAGCAGATTGCCTTCTACGCGTCCACCCCGGCCTACCGCAAGGTGCTCGACCTGCACGGGTGGGGCGACCTGCACCCGGAGCTGCACCGGCTGAGCCTGGCGGGGGAGTGGGACACGATGAGCACGCTGATCACCGACGAGATTCTCGAAGAGTTCGCGGTGGTCGCGCCGATCGGCGAGCTGGCCGCCAAGGTCAGACAGCGCTGCGACGGCCTGATCGACCGGGTGGTGATGGGCTTTCCCGCCACGATCCCCGAAGAGACTGTCCGCCAAGTTGTTCGAGAGATCCGCGACCCCGCAGGTCGCCTGAGCGAGGAGTCGTCATGA
- a CDS encoding molybdopterin-dependent oxidoreductase, with the protein MAGRKSRAMAGVAAAAVALGVTQVLAAVTGPRADARTAVGSTVIDLTPGPVKEWAIQTFGTADKLVLGVLVVVVIAVLAALTAAFETRRVPIGSAAIVAGGIAGCAAVLSRAGATPIDVAPTVIGTACGVAVLRLLTSGRFTDADPVEADGVDRGRRLSLVTLGFLGAGALSGVAGVVLTRLTTSVSGDRTAFTLPPVDVAAPPVPASVQPKGVALPSFITPNADFYRIDTALAVPQLSRENWELRIHGMVDREVTYRFADLERFDVVEKLVTLTCVSNPVGGELIGNAEWTGYRVRDLLAQAGVHPDADMVLSKSVDGFTAGTPVEALTDDRDALLAVGMNGEPLPTEHGYPARLVVPGLYGYVSATKWVVDLEVTRFDRAEAYWTRLGWSPRGPIKTESRIDVPRSGQRVAPGPVTFGGVAWAQTRGVRAVEVRIDGPDGEGDWQQADLGTAYSNDTWRLWSFPWRASEPGLYTITVRATDNTGQTQTADTANPIPDGATGWHSVTFSVDSQ; encoded by the coding sequence ATGGCGGGTCGTAAGAGCAGGGCGATGGCCGGCGTCGCGGCGGCCGCCGTCGCGCTCGGCGTGACCCAGGTGCTGGCCGCGGTGACGGGCCCGCGCGCCGACGCACGCACCGCGGTCGGATCGACGGTGATCGACCTGACCCCCGGGCCGGTCAAGGAGTGGGCGATCCAGACGTTCGGCACCGCCGACAAGCTCGTGCTGGGAGTGCTCGTGGTGGTGGTGATCGCGGTGCTGGCCGCGCTCACCGCCGCGTTCGAGACGCGTCGGGTGCCGATCGGCAGCGCCGCCATCGTCGCAGGCGGGATCGCCGGGTGCGCGGCGGTGCTGTCCCGGGCCGGGGCCACGCCGATCGACGTGGCGCCGACGGTGATCGGCACGGCCTGCGGGGTGGCGGTGCTGCGGCTGCTGACCTCGGGGCGCTTCACCGACGCCGACCCCGTCGAGGCCGACGGGGTGGACCGGGGCAGGCGGCTGTCGCTGGTGACCCTGGGGTTCCTCGGTGCGGGCGCGCTGAGCGGGGTGGCCGGCGTCGTGCTGACCCGGCTGACCACCTCGGTGTCCGGTGACCGCACCGCGTTCACGCTGCCGCCGGTCGACGTCGCCGCCCCGCCGGTGCCGGCGAGCGTGCAGCCCAAGGGCGTCGCACTGCCGTCGTTCATCACCCCCAACGCCGACTTCTACCGCATCGACACCGCGCTGGCGGTCCCCCAGCTCAGCCGCGAGAACTGGGAGCTGCGCATCCACGGCATGGTCGACCGCGAGGTCACCTACCGCTTCGCCGACCTGGAGCGGTTCGACGTGGTGGAGAAGCTGGTGACGCTGACCTGCGTATCGAACCCGGTCGGCGGGGAGCTCATCGGCAACGCCGAGTGGACGGGTTATCGGGTGCGGGATCTGTTGGCGCAGGCAGGTGTTCACCCCGACGCCGACATGGTGCTGTCGAAGTCGGTGGACGGGTTCACCGCGGGCACCCCGGTCGAGGCGCTCACCGACGACCGCGACGCGCTGCTGGCCGTCGGGATGAACGGCGAACCGCTGCCCACCGAGCACGGTTACCCGGCGCGGCTGGTCGTGCCGGGGCTGTACGGATACGTCTCGGCGACCAAATGGGTCGTCGATCTGGAGGTCACCCGGTTCGACCGCGCCGAGGCGTACTGGACGCGGCTGGGCTGGTCACCCCGCGGGCCGATCAAGACCGAGTCGCGCATCGACGTGCCGCGCAGCGGCCAGCGGGTGGCACCCGGGCCGGTGACCTTCGGCGGGGTGGCCTGGGCCCAGACCCGCGGGGTGCGGGCGGTGGAGGTCCGCATCGACGGGCCCGACGGCGAGGGCGACTGGCAGCAGGCCGACCTCGGCACCGCCTATTCGAACGACACCTGGCGGCTGTGGAGCTTCCCCTGGCGGGCGTCGGAGCCGGGTCTGTACACGATCACCGTGCGGGCCACCGACAACACCGGTCAGACGCAGACCGCCGACACCGCCAACCCGATTCCTGACGGCGCCACCGGCTGGCACAGCGTCACCTTCTCGGTGGATTCCCAGTGA
- a CDS encoding phosphotransferase — protein sequence MTTTAAVPGGIDAVTPGWLTSVLGAPVTAVRAEQIAMDSGFSSLLYRLHLTGDGVPPTLIAKLPAVSEARGAMDLLGGYRRELAFYRDIAGRAPMGTPKVYAARIDDNGVDFVLLLEDLADWDNADHLAGLSMSQTRLCLRELAALHGWSAFEVVDAFPSIDTPVARDLLLPAFGPGWAVYREHTSAVVPSSVAAFAECFADRAAAALPMLTERDMLLHGDIRADNLFFRGEQMRVVDFQFAARGAGAADVAYLVTQGLPSAVRDGHDEALLREYLEHVAAHGVGDYGFDEAWRQYRSAAVYLMMLPVITLNGWDNLPERSRQLCLTLTDRAVAAIAEIDALEVFS from the coding sequence TGACGACGACGGCCGCGGTGCCGGGCGGGATCGATGCGGTGACACCCGGCTGGCTGACCAGCGTGCTGGGCGCCCCGGTCACGGCGGTGCGCGCCGAGCAGATCGCGATGGACAGCGGCTTCTCGTCGCTGCTGTATCGGCTGCACCTGACCGGCGACGGGGTGCCGCCGACCCTGATCGCGAAGCTGCCCGCCGTCTCGGAGGCGCGGGGCGCGATGGACCTGCTGGGCGGGTACCGCCGCGAGCTGGCGTTCTACCGCGACATCGCGGGGCGGGCGCCGATGGGCACGCCGAAGGTGTACGCCGCGCGGATCGACGACAACGGCGTCGACTTCGTGCTGCTGCTCGAGGATCTGGCGGACTGGGACAACGCCGACCACCTGGCCGGGTTATCGATGTCCCAGACGCGTCTGTGTCTCCGGGAGTTGGCCGCGCTGCACGGATGGTCGGCATTTGAGGTGGTCGACGCGTTCCCGAGCATCGACACACCGGTCGCGCGGGATCTGCTGCTGCCGGCGTTCGGCCCGGGCTGGGCGGTGTACCGCGAGCACACGTCGGCGGTGGTCCCGTCGTCGGTGGCCGCGTTCGCCGAGTGCTTCGCCGACCGCGCAGCGGCAGCGCTGCCGATGTTGACCGAGCGGGACATGCTGCTGCACGGCGATATTCGCGCCGACAACCTGTTCTTCAGGGGTGAGCAGATGAGGGTGGTGGACTTCCAGTTCGCCGCCCGCGGCGCGGGTGCCGCAGACGTCGCCTACCTGGTGACGCAGGGACTGCCGTCCGCTGTTCGTGACGGCCACGACGAGGCCCTGCTGCGCGAGTACCTCGAGCACGTCGCCGCACACGGGGTCGGCGACTACGGGTTCGACGAGGCATGGCGACAGTACCGGTCGGCCGCCGTCTATCTGATGATGCTGCCGGTCATCACGCTCAACGGATGGGACAACCTGCCGGAGCGCTCCCGGCAGCTGTGCCTGACCCTGACCGATCGCGCGGTAGCGGCGATCGCCGAGATCGACGCGTTGGAGGTGTTCTCATGA
- a CDS encoding TIGR03857 family LLM class F420-dependent oxidoreductase, with protein sequence MELRLQARSLGVTDQVLDELGYYLLAGAGGEGPATLMDEARRGEELGFGTGFISERWNVKEASSLTGAALAVTSRMQIATAATNHNTRHPLITGSWATTMHRLSGGRFTLGIGRGIGAIYNAFGIPAVTTAQMEDFAQVMRRLWRGEVIFNHDGPIGKYQVLFLDPDFREDIRLAIVAFGPQTLALGGRAFDDVILHTYFTPETLQRAVKTVKDAAEQAGRDPDSVRVWSCFATVGDHLPEELRLKKTVARLATYLQGYGDLLVKTNGWDPAVLQRFRDDKVVQSIPGGIDHKATAEQIEHIATLIPDEWLEPAATGSPQQCAERIRKEFDYGADAVILHGCTPDELEPVVKAYRS encoded by the coding sequence GTGGAACTGCGGCTACAAGCAAGGAGTCTGGGCGTGACGGATCAGGTGCTCGATGAACTGGGTTACTACCTGCTGGCCGGGGCCGGCGGTGAGGGTCCGGCCACGCTGATGGACGAGGCGCGGCGCGGGGAGGAGCTCGGGTTCGGCACGGGGTTCATCTCCGAGCGGTGGAACGTCAAGGAGGCCTCGTCGCTGACCGGTGCCGCCCTGGCGGTCACCAGCAGGATGCAGATCGCCACGGCGGCAACGAATCACAACACCCGCCATCCGCTGATCACCGGGTCGTGGGCGACGACGATGCACCGGCTGTCGGGCGGCCGGTTCACCCTCGGCATCGGCCGCGGCATCGGCGCGATCTACAACGCGTTCGGGATCCCGGCGGTGACCACCGCGCAGATGGAGGACTTCGCACAGGTGATGCGCCGGCTGTGGCGCGGCGAGGTGATCTTCAACCACGACGGTCCGATCGGCAAGTACCAGGTGCTGTTCCTGGATCCGGACTTCCGCGAGGACATCCGGCTGGCGATCGTCGCGTTCGGCCCGCAGACGCTGGCGCTGGGCGGCCGGGCGTTCGACGACGTCATCCTGCACACCTACTTCACCCCGGAGACGCTGCAGCGCGCCGTCAAGACCGTCAAGGACGCCGCCGAGCAGGCCGGCCGCGATCCGGACAGCGTGCGGGTGTGGTCGTGCTTCGCGACCGTCGGCGACCATCTGCCCGAGGAGTTGCGGCTGAAGAAGACCGTCGCCCGGCTGGCCACCTACCTGCAGGGCTACGGAGATCTGCTGGTCAAGACCAACGGCTGGGATCCCGCTGTGCTGCAACGCTTCCGCGACGACAAGGTGGTGCAGTCGATCCCGGGCGGCATCGACCACAAGGCCACCGCCGAGCAGATCGAGCACATCGCGACCCTGATCCCCGACGAGTGGCTGGAACCTGCGGCTACCGGCTCACCGCAGCAGTGCGCGGAGCGCATCCGTAAGGAGTTCGACTACGGCGCCGACGCGGTCATCCTGCACGGCTGCACACCTGACGAGCTCGAACCGGTCGTCAAGGCCTACCGCAGCTAG
- a CDS encoding MFS transporter → MSNAVRDDDLVGGVPRRRIVMASMVGTTIEFYDFYIYATAAVSVFPHLFFPKGNPTTALLASFATFGLAFVARPLGSILFGHFGDRAGRKTTLVASLLLMGIATFAIGLLPTYGQVGIVAPALLALMRFSQGLALGGEWSGAALLATETAAPGKRGWAAMWPQLGAPLGFLLANGLFITLIQVLGHSSVEPDHDGAFLTWGWRVPFLLSAVMVAIGLYVRLRILETPVFTRAVERGEKVKAPLAEVFKTSWRQLIIGTFVMLATYTLFYIVTTWALSFGTGKKPPEGSGLGFPYVDFLEMQLIAVLFFAGALPLSGYLADKLGRRRLLLFVTAAIMVYGALFAPLLGGLDTSFGTMLVFLVIGMTLMGFTFAPMSAVLPELFPTNVRYTGSGIAYNVSSILGAAVAPFIATWLATSYGVTWVGVYLLIAASLTLIAVFVMHETRDRSLDDVERVELGP, encoded by the coding sequence ATGAGCAACGCGGTCAGGGACGACGACCTCGTCGGCGGTGTACCGCGCCGTCGCATCGTGATGGCGTCGATGGTCGGGACGACGATCGAGTTCTACGACTTCTATATCTACGCCACCGCGGCCGTCTCCGTCTTCCCGCACCTGTTCTTCCCGAAGGGCAACCCGACGACCGCGCTGCTGGCGTCCTTCGCGACGTTCGGTCTGGCCTTCGTCGCGCGCCCACTGGGCTCGATCCTGTTCGGCCACTTCGGTGACCGCGCGGGCCGAAAGACCACGCTGGTGGCGTCGCTGCTGCTGATGGGCATCGCGACCTTCGCCATCGGCCTGCTGCCGACCTACGGGCAGGTCGGCATCGTCGCCCCGGCGCTGCTGGCGCTGATGCGGTTCTCCCAGGGTCTGGCGCTGGGCGGCGAGTGGAGCGGCGCGGCGCTGCTGGCCACCGAGACCGCCGCGCCGGGTAAACGCGGCTGGGCGGCGATGTGGCCGCAACTGGGTGCCCCGCTGGGCTTCCTGCTCGCCAACGGTCTGTTCATCACGCTCATCCAGGTGCTGGGCCACAGCAGCGTCGAACCCGACCACGACGGCGCGTTCCTGACGTGGGGCTGGCGAGTCCCGTTCCTGCTCAGCGCCGTCATGGTCGCCATCGGGCTGTACGTGCGGCTGCGCATTCTCGAGACCCCGGTGTTCACCCGCGCGGTGGAACGCGGCGAGAAGGTCAAGGCGCCGCTGGCGGAGGTGTTCAAGACCAGCTGGCGGCAGCTGATCATCGGCACCTTCGTGATGCTGGCGACGTACACGCTGTTCTACATCGTCACCACGTGGGCGCTGAGCTTCGGCACCGGCAAGAAGCCGCCGGAGGGCAGCGGGCTGGGCTTCCCCTACGTGGACTTCCTGGAGATGCAGCTCATCGCGGTGCTGTTCTTCGCGGGCGCGCTGCCGCTGTCGGGTTATCTGGCCGACAAGCTCGGCCGCCGGCGCCTGCTGCTGTTCGTCACCGCCGCGATCATGGTCTACGGCGCGCTGTTCGCGCCGCTGCTGGGCGGGCTGGACACCTCGTTCGGCACCATGCTGGTGTTCCTCGTCATCGGCATGACGCTGATGGGGTTCACCTTCGCGCCGATGAGCGCGGTGCTGCCGGAGCTGTTCCCCACCAACGTGCGCTACACCGGCTCCGGGATCGCCTACAACGTGTCGAGCATCCTGGGCGCGGCCGTCGCCCCGTTCATCGCGACGTGGCTGGCCACCTCCTACGGGGTGACCTGGGTCGGCGTGTACCTGCTGATCGCGGCGTCGCTGACGCTGATCGCGGTCTTCGTGATGCACGAGACCCGCGACCGTTCGCTGGACGACGTGGAGCGCGTCGAACTCGGCCCGTAA
- a CDS encoding cytochrome P450 codes for MSARVMDEAAKLLADPLSYADEPRLHAALAHLRANAPVSWVEAPGYNPFWAVTKHADIMEIERANDVFTNSPRPVLTTAQGDEQAAALGIKSLIHMDDPEHRDFRAIGANWFRPKAMRDLKVRIDELAKRFVDQMVERAPECDFVQEVAVNYPLYVIMSMLGIPESDFPKMLKYTQELFGADDAEMQRSASLEESAAVLLEMFGYFNELTAARRAHPTEDLASAIANATINGEPLSDIDTVSYYLIIATAGHDTTSAVISGGLHALIEFPNQLERLRADMDLMPLATEEMIRWVTPVKEFMRTAQRDTEIRGVPIAAGESVLLSYMSSNRDEDVFDDPFRFDIGRDPNRHNAFGYGVHFCLGAALARMEISSFFNELVPRLKSVELTGKPEHMATTFVGGLKHLPIRYEVSG; via the coding sequence ATGAGCGCGCGCGTGATGGACGAAGCGGCGAAGCTGCTTGCCGATCCCCTGTCCTACGCCGACGAACCGAGGTTGCACGCCGCCCTGGCGCATCTGCGTGCCAACGCTCCGGTGTCGTGGGTCGAGGCGCCCGGCTACAACCCGTTCTGGGCCGTCACCAAGCACGCCGACATCATGGAGATCGAGCGGGCCAACGACGTGTTCACCAACTCGCCGCGGCCGGTGCTGACGACGGCCCAGGGTGATGAGCAGGCGGCCGCGCTCGGCATCAAATCGCTGATCCACATGGACGACCCGGAGCACCGCGACTTCCGCGCGATCGGCGCCAACTGGTTCCGTCCGAAGGCCATGCGCGACCTGAAGGTCCGCATCGACGAGCTGGCCAAGCGGTTCGTCGACCAGATGGTCGAGCGGGCGCCGGAGTGCGACTTCGTGCAGGAGGTCGCGGTCAACTACCCGCTGTACGTGATCATGTCGATGCTCGGGATTCCGGAATCGGACTTCCCGAAGATGCTCAAGTACACCCAGGAACTGTTCGGCGCCGACGACGCCGAGATGCAGCGCAGCGCCTCGCTGGAGGAGTCCGCGGCGGTACTACTCGAGATGTTCGGCTACTTCAACGAATTGACCGCGGCCCGGCGCGCCCACCCGACCGAGGACCTCGCGTCGGCGATCGCCAACGCCACGATCAACGGCGAACCGCTGTCGGACATCGACACCGTCTCCTACTACCTGATCATCGCCACCGCCGGTCACGACACCACCAGCGCGGTGATCTCCGGTGGCCTGCACGCGCTGATCGAGTTCCCCAATCAGCTCGAGCGTCTGCGCGCCGACATGGACCTGATGCCGCTGGCCACCGAGGAGATGATCCGCTGGGTGACGCCGGTCAAGGAGTTCATGCGGACCGCGCAGCGCGACACCGAGATCCGCGGTGTGCCGATCGCGGCCGGCGAGTCGGTGCTGCTGTCCTACATGTCGTCCAACCGCGACGAGGACGTCTTCGACGACCCGTTCCGCTTCGATATCGGCCGAGACCCCAATCGGCACAACGCTTTCGGCTACGGTGTGCACTTCTGCCTGGGTGCTGCGCTGGCCCGGATGGAGATCAGCAGCTTCTTCAACGAGCTGGTGCCGCGGCTGAAGTCCGTTGAGCTCACCGGGAAACCGGAGCACATGGCGACCACGTTCGTCGGCGGGCTCAAGCACCTGCCGATCCGCTACGAGGTGTCGGGCTAG
- a CDS encoding acyl-CoA carboxylase subunit beta, translating to MSEGWDDTLSELARRREHTYAMGGAERLARHHARGKLDARARIDHLLDKGSFREFGTLVGGDIAADGIVAGSGLIDGKPVMIGAEDFTTLAGSIGPGGNAKRYRLAELALRDKVPLVMLLEGAGFRPSGEHYGRTPTDLIAQARCSGKVPMVAGLLGPSAGHGALVAPVCDWTIMSRQGAIFTAGPPVVKESTGEEISKEDLGGPDVALHSGVIHNLAEDDAAVLDDIRRYLSYFPTSAWSYPDPLPPDETTEPRTTPELLDIVPRGNRRVYDMRRVLDVVFDRPDWFEVQPNFGPAIICALAHLGGHPVAVVANQPKVIAGSIDSDAADKAAHFIMVADSFHLPIVFLADNPGMLPGSRSERAGVLRSGARMFAAQTAATTIKLHVTLRKAYGFGSMVMSLLGFDNQSATFAYPGATMGAMSAAALSKATHAGEDIEARLRQMEVDASFRSAGHLGFDDLIHPEETRNALLWGLQRALHSRQAPAEPVSRTVITP from the coding sequence ATGAGCGAAGGCTGGGACGACACGCTCAGCGAGCTGGCCCGTCGGCGCGAGCACACCTACGCCATGGGCGGTGCCGAACGGCTGGCCAGACATCACGCCAGGGGCAAGCTCGACGCCCGCGCGCGCATCGACCACCTTCTGGACAAGGGTTCGTTCCGCGAGTTCGGCACGCTGGTCGGCGGGGACATCGCCGCCGACGGGATCGTGGCGGGCTCCGGACTGATCGACGGTAAGCCGGTGATGATCGGCGCCGAGGATTTCACGACGCTGGCCGGCAGCATCGGTCCCGGCGGCAACGCCAAGCGCTACCGGCTGGCCGAGTTGGCGCTGCGCGACAAGGTGCCGCTGGTGATGTTGCTGGAGGGCGCGGGTTTTCGGCCCAGCGGTGAGCACTACGGCCGCACTCCGACCGACCTGATCGCCCAGGCGCGGTGCTCCGGGAAGGTGCCGATGGTCGCCGGCCTGCTCGGGCCGTCGGCCGGGCACGGCGCACTCGTCGCACCGGTGTGCGACTGGACGATCATGAGCCGCCAGGGTGCGATCTTCACCGCGGGCCCGCCGGTGGTGAAAGAGTCCACCGGCGAGGAGATCTCGAAGGAGGACCTGGGCGGGCCGGACGTCGCGCTGCACAGCGGTGTGATCCACAACCTCGCCGAGGACGACGCGGCCGTGCTCGACGACATCCGCCGCTACCTGTCCTACTTCCCCACCAGCGCGTGGTCGTATCCCGACCCGCTTCCGCCCGACGAGACCACCGAACCGCGCACCACGCCTGAGCTTCTCGACATCGTGCCGCGCGGCAACCGGCGGGTGTACGACATGCGCCGGGTACTCGACGTGGTGTTCGACCGGCCGGACTGGTTCGAGGTGCAACCGAACTTCGGCCCGGCGATTATCTGTGCACTGGCGCATCTGGGCGGTCACCCGGTCGCGGTGGTGGCGAACCAGCCGAAGGTGATCGCCGGCTCGATCGACTCCGACGCCGCGGACAAGGCCGCGCACTTCATCATGGTGGCCGACTCGTTCCACCTGCCGATCGTGTTCCTGGCCGACAATCCGGGGATGCTGCCGGGCAGCCGGTCCGAGCGCGCCGGGGTGCTGCGCAGCGGGGCGCGGATGTTCGCCGCGCAGACCGCGGCGACGACGATCAAACTGCACGTGACGCTACGCAAGGCGTACGGATTCGGCTCGATGGTGATGTCGCTGTTGGGATTCGACAACCAGAGCGCGACGTTCGCCTATCCGGGCGCGACGATGGGCGCGATGAGCGCCGCCGCCCTGAGCAAGGCGACCCACGCCGGCGAGGACATCGAGGCGCGGCTGCGCCAGATGGAGGTCGACGCGTCGTTCCGCTCCGCGGGACACCTCGGTTTCGACGACCTCATCCATCCGGAGGAGACCCGCAACGCCCTGCTGTGGGGCCTGCAGCGCGCCCTGCACAGCCGCCAGGCCCCCGCCGAACCGGTGAGCCGCACCGTCATCACGCCGTAG
- a CDS encoding ATP-dependent DNA ligase, translated as MLLLDVATASADVGASSSRLTKTARIAETLRQAADDPEQVAIVVSWLSGELPQRQIGVGWAALRSLPAPAATPTLTVPAVHARFSEIKEVAGKGSQARRAALVADLFGAATDVEQTFLRRLLSGELRQGALVGVMADAVAKAADLPAAAVRRAAMLGGNLPAVAAAALTEGAAGLARFTLTVGRPVGPMLAQTATGVADALERLGGTAVLEAKLDGARVQVHRSGDTVAIYTRSLDDVTARLPEVVDAALALPVTELIADAEAIALRPDGRPHRFQVTASRFGRSVDIAAAAAVQPLSVFVFDLLHVDGTDLLDMPTRERIAVLDELVPDRHRVDRLITDDPTSAEDFLRRTLAAGHEGVMAKSPTAPYEAGRRGAGWLKVKPVHTLDLVVLAVEWGSGRRTGKLSNIHLGARDPRTGGFVMLGKTFKGMTDAMLEWQTARFLELADGPTDGYVVRVRPEQVVEIAFDGIQTSTRYPGGMALRFARVVRYRDDKTAAEADTVNTVRQIYERAD; from the coding sequence GTGCTGCTGCTCGACGTCGCCACCGCCTCCGCCGACGTGGGCGCATCGTCGTCGCGGCTGACCAAGACCGCCCGCATCGCCGAGACGCTGAGACAGGCCGCCGACGACCCGGAGCAGGTTGCGATCGTCGTCTCCTGGCTGTCCGGCGAACTGCCGCAGCGTCAGATCGGGGTCGGTTGGGCCGCGCTGCGCTCGCTGCCGGCCCCGGCGGCGACGCCGACGCTGACCGTGCCGGCCGTGCACGCCCGGTTCAGCGAGATCAAGGAGGTCGCGGGTAAGGGGTCGCAGGCCCGGCGCGCGGCCCTGGTCGCCGACCTGTTCGGCGCCGCCACCGACGTCGAGCAGACCTTCCTGCGCCGCCTGCTCAGCGGCGAGCTGCGCCAGGGCGCCCTGGTCGGCGTGATGGCCGACGCCGTCGCCAAGGCCGCCGACCTGCCGGCCGCCGCGGTGCGCCGCGCCGCCATGCTGGGCGGCAACCTGCCCGCCGTCGCCGCCGCGGCCCTGACCGAAGGCGCGGCCGGGCTCGCCCGGTTCACGCTCACCGTCGGCCGCCCCGTCGGCCCGATGCTCGCCCAGACCGCCACCGGCGTGGCCGATGCGCTCGAACGGCTCGGCGGCACAGCCGTTCTGGAGGCCAAGCTGGACGGTGCCCGGGTTCAGGTGCACCGCAGCGGCGACACCGTGGCGATCTACACCCGCAGCCTCGACGACGTGACCGCCCGGCTGCCCGAGGTCGTCGACGCCGCGCTCGCCCTGCCGGTCACCGAGCTGATCGCCGACGCCGAGGCGATCGCACTGCGCCCCGACGGGCGCCCGCACCGCTTCCAGGTCACCGCGTCCCGGTTCGGCCGCTCCGTCGACATCGCCGCCGCCGCGGCGGTCCAGCCGCTGTCGGTGTTCGTGTTCGACCTGCTGCACGTCGACGGCACCGATCTGCTGGACATGCCGACCCGCGAGCGCATCGCGGTGCTCGACGAGCTGGTGCCCGACCGGCACCGCGTCGACCGTCTGATCACCGACGATCCGACGTCCGCCGAGGACTTCCTGCGGCGGACGCTGGCCGCCGGCCACGAGGGTGTGATGGCGAAGTCGCCGACGGCGCCCTACGAGGCCGGCCGCCGCGGCGCGGGCTGGCTGAAGGTCAAACCGGTGCACACCCTCGACCTGGTCGTGCTGGCCGTCGAGTGGGGGTCAGGCCGGCGCACCGGCAAGCTGTCGAACATCCATCTCGGCGCCCGCGACCCGCGGACCGGCGGATTCGTCATGCTCGGCAAGACGTTCAAGGGCATGACCGACGCGATGCTGGAGTGGCAGACGGCGCGCTTCCTGGAACTGGCCGACGGTCCCACCGACGGATACGTGGTCAGGGTGCGCCCCGAGCAGGTCGTCGAGATCGCGTTCGACGGCATCCAGACCTCGACGCGCTACCCGGGTGGGATGGCGCTGCGGTTTGCCCGGGTGGTGCGCTACCGCGACGACAAGACCGCCGCCGAGGCCGACACCGTCAACACCGTGCGCCAGATCTACGAACGCGCCGACTGA
- a CDS encoding nuclear transport factor 2 family protein produces the protein MSRSAREVVELYNLVVWNQRDFALAEELLGDTVIRHEVGEQAHVLTHEEAVRRIVDMWEITETIRFDLNLVVAGDDGEHVAIVYESPMKLKDGTETTIGSMEVFRVVDGRIVEVWNCGYKQGVWA, from the coding sequence ATGAGCCGGTCGGCACGCGAGGTCGTCGAACTCTACAACCTGGTGGTGTGGAATCAGCGGGACTTCGCGCTGGCCGAGGAACTGCTGGGCGACACCGTGATCCGCCATGAGGTGGGGGAGCAGGCGCACGTGCTGACCCACGAGGAGGCGGTGCGCCGGATCGTCGACATGTGGGAGATCACCGAGACCATCCGGTTCGACCTCAACCTGGTGGTGGCCGGCGACGACGGGGAGCATGTCGCGATCGTCTACGAGTCCCCGATGAAACTGAAGGACGGTACCGAGACGACGATCGGCAGTATGGAAGTCTTTCGGGTGGTCGACGGCAGGATCGTCGAGGTGTGGAACTGCGGCTACAAGCAAGGAGTCTGGGCGTGA